In Nitrosococcus oceani ATCC 19707, the following proteins share a genomic window:
- a CDS encoding efflux RND transporter permease subunit gives MFTRILKFSVQQRWLVLLATFGVAVLGIYNYQRLPIDAVPDITNVQVQINTEAPGYSPLETEQRITFPLEITLQGLPQLEETRSLSRYGLSQVTVIFEDGTDIYFARQLVNQRIQEAKGNLPPGIEPKMGPIATGLGEIFLWTVEAEPGARKPDGAPYTFTSLRTIQDWVIKPQLITVPGVTEINSLGGYIKQYHVTPYPKKLIAYGLSFRDLLTALARNNANVGAGYIEHHGEQYLIRAPGQVQNLEEISHIIVGAHQGVPVYVKDVADVLLGKELRTGAATREGEETVLGTAFLLMGENSRTVARAVAERLAEINRTLPEGVEAKSAYDRTILVDKTIATVRNNLLEGAALVIAVLFLFLGNFRAALITAMVIPLSMLFTITGMVTEKVSANLMSLGALDFGIIVDGAVVIVENSIRHLAEAQQRRGHTLSLSERLEVVFHSSEEARRAILYGQTIIMAVYLPLFTLTGVEGKMFHPMAFTVVAALFGAMILSVTFVPAAVAIFVNGPIAEKENPALALAKKAYRPALHFTLNNKIVVITLAAIIVVLSGLLTTRMGAEFVPTLDEGDMAVQAIRATGTSLSQSVEMQRALEEKIMAFPEVKTVVARIGTAEIANDPMPPNVADTLIMLKPRAEWPNPERPKTDLLQAMEASITQLPGNKYEFTQPIELRFNELISGVRADIAVKVFGDDMATLLNTGERIAAVLKTVPGAADVRVEPITGLPVVTVRMKREKMARYGFNVADVQAVITVALGGKTAAGGDSTGMIYEGDRHFPLVVRLPEDLRSNLKTLKRLPLPLPSRGSASQQFPLQGAAGVPLRPSYIPLSTVATLEITPGPNQISRENGKRRLAVTTNVRGRDLGSFVAEARSKIQAQVKIPPGYWSTWGGQFEQMIAAAKRLEIVVPITLLLIFILLYRTFGTLKDGLLVFTGVPFALTGGIVFLWLRDIPLSISAGVGFIALSGVAVLNGLVMIAFIKKLREEGLPLEEAVRQGALTRLRPVLMTALVAALGFIPMALATSTGAEVQRPLATVVIGGILSSTLLTLLVLPALYEWVHTNRSSR, from the coding sequence GTGTTTACCCGTATTCTAAAATTTTCTGTTCAGCAGCGTTGGCTAGTGTTATTAGCCACCTTCGGGGTAGCCGTGCTGGGGATTTATAATTACCAGCGCCTACCCATCGACGCTGTCCCCGATATCACCAATGTGCAAGTTCAGATCAACACCGAAGCGCCAGGCTATTCGCCCCTTGAGACGGAGCAGCGCATTACTTTTCCCCTTGAGATTACCCTGCAAGGGCTTCCCCAGCTAGAGGAGACCCGTTCCCTCTCCCGTTATGGGCTTTCCCAGGTGACCGTTATTTTTGAGGACGGCACCGATATCTATTTTGCCCGTCAGTTGGTGAATCAACGCATCCAGGAAGCTAAGGGCAACCTTCCGCCAGGCATCGAGCCTAAGATGGGTCCTATCGCCACGGGACTGGGCGAAATTTTTCTCTGGACGGTGGAAGCGGAACCTGGCGCCCGCAAGCCAGATGGCGCCCCTTATACTTTCACCAGCTTGAGAACTATCCAGGATTGGGTGATCAAACCCCAATTGATCACCGTCCCAGGGGTAACCGAGATCAACAGCCTGGGAGGGTATATTAAGCAGTATCACGTCACCCCCTACCCGAAAAAACTTATCGCCTATGGTCTCTCCTTCCGGGATTTACTCACCGCCCTGGCCCGCAATAATGCCAATGTAGGCGCAGGCTATATTGAGCACCATGGCGAGCAGTATCTGATTCGGGCTCCAGGGCAAGTACAAAACTTAGAGGAAATAAGCCATATCATCGTGGGCGCCCATCAGGGCGTTCCGGTATACGTCAAGGATGTGGCCGATGTGCTGCTCGGAAAAGAATTGCGTACCGGCGCAGCCACCCGGGAAGGGGAAGAAACCGTGCTAGGGACCGCCTTCCTGCTCATGGGGGAAAATAGCCGGACGGTGGCCCGTGCGGTCGCGGAGCGGTTGGCGGAAATTAACCGCACCCTGCCCGAGGGCGTGGAGGCAAAAAGCGCTTATGATCGCACCATTCTGGTAGATAAAACCATTGCCACGGTGAGAAATAACTTGCTGGAGGGGGCAGCGCTAGTGATTGCCGTGCTCTTCCTCTTTTTGGGAAATTTCCGCGCTGCTCTAATCACCGCCATGGTGATCCCCCTGTCCATGCTGTTCACCATCACCGGCATGGTCACCGAAAAGGTCAGCGCCAATCTCATGAGCCTGGGGGCGCTGGATTTTGGCATTATTGTGGACGGGGCCGTGGTCATCGTCGAGAATAGCATCCGGCATTTGGCGGAGGCACAACAGCGCCGAGGACATACCCTATCGCTATCAGAACGGTTGGAGGTGGTATTCCATTCCTCCGAGGAAGCCCGCCGGGCGATTCTCTATGGACAAACCATTATCATGGCCGTATATCTCCCCCTCTTTACCCTAACCGGGGTGGAGGGGAAGATGTTCCATCCTATGGCCTTCACGGTTGTGGCCGCCCTGTTCGGGGCCATGATCCTCTCGGTCACCTTTGTCCCTGCGGCGGTAGCCATTTTCGTCAATGGGCCTATCGCCGAAAAAGAAAATCCCGCCCTGGCGCTAGCTAAAAAAGCTTATCGGCCAGCACTGCATTTTACCCTCAACAACAAAATAGTAGTCATCACCCTCGCGGCGATAATAGTGGTGCTCAGTGGGCTACTGACAACCCGCATGGGCGCTGAATTTGTGCCTACCCTAGATGAAGGGGACATGGCGGTACAAGCCATTCGGGCTACCGGAACCAGCCTCTCCCAGTCGGTGGAGATGCAACGCGCGCTGGAGGAAAAGATCATGGCATTTCCCGAGGTAAAAACCGTCGTTGCCCGGATTGGAACCGCGGAAATTGCCAATGATCCCATGCCTCCCAATGTCGCCGATACCCTGATCATGCTCAAACCGAGGGCGGAATGGCCGAACCCGGAGCGCCCAAAAACCGACTTACTCCAGGCGATGGAAGCCAGCATCACTCAACTTCCCGGTAACAAATACGAGTTTACTCAGCCCATCGAGCTGCGTTTCAATGAGCTTATTTCCGGCGTGCGGGCGGATATTGCAGTCAAAGTTTTCGGCGATGATATGGCTACCTTGCTTAACACGGGTGAGCGCATTGCAGCAGTGCTGAAAACCGTCCCTGGAGCGGCGGATGTCCGGGTGGAACCGATAACGGGTTTGCCCGTGGTTACCGTGCGGATGAAACGGGAAAAGATGGCCCGCTATGGGTTCAATGTGGCTGACGTCCAAGCAGTCATTACCGTCGCGCTGGGAGGAAAAACCGCTGCCGGGGGGGATAGTACGGGGATGATCTATGAAGGGGATCGCCATTTTCCCCTGGTGGTTCGCCTTCCCGAGGACTTGCGTAGTAATCTTAAGACCTTAAAGCGTCTCCCGCTCCCCCTTCCCTCCAGGGGATCGGCATCACAGCAATTCCCCTTGCAGGGCGCGGCAGGGGTACCTCTTCGCCCCAGCTATATTCCCCTCAGTACCGTGGCGACTTTGGAAATCACTCCCGGACCCAATCAAATTAGCCGGGAGAATGGCAAACGCCGGCTGGCTGTCACCACTAATGTTCGCGGCCGCGACCTAGGCTCCTTTGTGGCGGAAGCTCGGAGCAAAATCCAGGCGCAAGTTAAGATCCCCCCAGGCTACTGGAGCACCTGGGGCGGCCAGTTTGAACAAATGATCGCCGCCGCTAAGCGCCTCGAGATTGTCGTCCCCATCACCCTCCTCCTTATTTTTATCCTCCTCTATAGGACCTTTGGCACCCTTAAGGATGGCCTGCTAGTCTTTACCGGCGTCCCCTTCGCCTTGACCGGCGGGATAGTATTTCTTTGGCTGCGGGATATTCCCCTTTCCATCTCTGCAGGCGTAGGCTTTATCGCCCTTTCCGGCGTGGCGGTGCTCAATGGCTTGGTCATGATCGCCTTTATTAAAAAACTGCGCGAGGAGGGTTTACCCCTGGAGGAGGCCGTTCGGCAAGGGGCCCTGACCCGCCTGCGCCCGGTGCTAATGACAGCCTTGGTGGCCGCCCTGGGCTTTATCCCCATGGCCCTGGCCACTAGCACTGGAGCAGAAGTGCAACGCCCCCTGGCTACCGTGGTCATTGGGGGCATCCTTTCTTCTACGCTTCTCACCCTGCTGGTTCTGCCTGCCCTCTATGAATGGGTTCACACAAACCGATCTAGCCGATAG
- a CDS encoding efflux RND transporter periplasmic adaptor subunit, giving the protein MKNKTLLTVLSIIGMGLLLGWFILQMKTPSVNEKSTPSANQQAQTKTNSPGEKYIVLTPKAQQKAGIKVRAAGPAQIKTTLELPGEIQFNENRVAHVVPRVEGVITAAYKHLGAPVEKGELIAVLESRELADLKSQYYTAIKQRELAQITFAREARLWRERVSAEQDYLAAKTALAEADITVTAAAQRLLALGLTQESLDTIPKEGQSNLSRYPIRAPFNGRVVRKHVVRGEAVKADAELFMIADLSTVWGTITVYTEDLKQIHLGQKVTVKSEELGLEATGTIFYLGYLIDAQTRSTQAHVDIPNSEERWRPGLFVTVEVAEKKISVPVAVAAEAIQTYRSQPVVFVQHRNGFKARPITLGRRSGQWIEVVTGLSAGERYAADNSFVLKSELGEAMAPP; this is encoded by the coding sequence ATGAAAAACAAAACCCTGCTCACCGTCCTGAGCATCATTGGGATGGGGCTCCTGCTGGGCTGGTTCATTTTGCAAATGAAAACCCCCAGCGTGAATGAGAAAAGCACCCCTTCCGCTAACCAACAAGCCCAAACTAAGACAAATTCTCCTGGAGAAAAATATATTGTCCTCACTCCCAAGGCCCAACAAAAGGCGGGCATTAAGGTCAGAGCGGCGGGACCCGCACAAATCAAAACAACCTTGGAACTCCCTGGCGAGATACAATTCAATGAAAACCGTGTAGCCCATGTGGTCCCTCGGGTAGAAGGCGTTATCACCGCAGCTTACAAGCACCTAGGCGCGCCTGTCGAGAAGGGAGAGCTCATAGCCGTTTTAGAAAGCCGGGAATTGGCGGATTTAAAAAGTCAGTACTATACCGCTATTAAGCAGCGGGAACTGGCCCAGATCACTTTTGCTCGGGAAGCGCGCTTATGGCGGGAGAGGGTCTCCGCCGAGCAAGACTACTTAGCAGCAAAAACAGCCTTGGCTGAAGCTGATATCACCGTCACCGCCGCCGCGCAACGCCTCCTTGCTTTAGGACTTACCCAGGAATCCTTGGACACTATTCCCAAAGAAGGCCAGTCAAACCTGAGCCGTTATCCTATCCGGGCTCCTTTTAATGGCCGAGTGGTGCGCAAACATGTGGTCCGTGGCGAGGCCGTCAAGGCGGACGCCGAACTTTTTATGATTGCCGACTTATCCACGGTTTGGGGAACTATTACTGTCTACACAGAGGATCTCAAGCAAATTCATTTGGGCCAGAAAGTCACGGTAAAATCCGAAGAACTAGGCTTGGAAGCGACCGGCACTATTTTTTATTTGGGGTACCTAATTGACGCCCAAACTCGTTCCACCCAGGCTCATGTGGATATTCCCAATTCTGAGGAACGCTGGCGTCCTGGTCTTTTCGTGACGGTGGAGGTAGCGGAAAAGAAAATCTCTGTTCCGGTAGCGGTCGCTGCCGAAGCCATCCAAACCTACCGAAGCCAGCCGGTGGTGTTCGTCCAACACCGAAATGGCTTTAAGGCCCGGCCCATCACCCTGGGACGCCGCAGTGGACAGTGGATAGAAGTGGTGACCGGTCTCTCTGCCGGGGAACGCTATGCCGCCGACAACAGCTTTGTGCTCAAATCCGAGCTCGGCGAAGCCATGGCCCCCCCGTAA
- a CDS encoding TolC family protein has translation MLYKYFSILLLASLLTSVVGCRGYSPPAESSNSLSSKPAPITHSPPQTPLIRKFQEASLSTPAKKDEPKGNLTLRQAAALALLKNPTLAAFSQEIRVQEARVLQAGLLPNPRLSVQGSNLGNAALKGPDGASTTVQLSQLILLGGKIAKRIKAAQLTQDLAGWDYETKRVNVLTQVAQSFIAVLSAQRRLALVQQLVSLAQQVATTVSKRVQAGKISPVEETKAQVALSSVHIQLTRAERNLTTARKQLAATWGSTTPRFQQAAGQMGDVASLPSLEQLTQLISQNPDLARWTTEIAQRQAFIKLEKSKAIPDITVNFGGTEYANNGDYAVMAGISIPLMLFDRNQGNILTAEHQLTKAEEARRAAQVRVATALSTAYQRLAAAHAEATILKTQILPGAQSAFDAVNKGFRLGKFAFLSVLDAQRTLFDSKSQYLRALTDYHQAATEVERLIGEPLETARAKGE, from the coding sequence ATGCTTTACAAATACTTTTCAATTCTGCTGTTAGCAAGCCTGCTCACATCAGTAGTGGGGTGCCGTGGTTATTCCCCTCCGGCCGAGAGTTCAAATTCTCTCTCATCAAAGCCGGCGCCGATAACCCACTCCCCACCACAAACCCCATTGATTCGCAAGTTTCAAGAAGCCTCCCTTTCCACGCCGGCCAAAAAGGACGAACCGAAAGGAAATCTTACACTGCGACAAGCGGCGGCTTTGGCCTTGCTCAAAAACCCAACTCTAGCTGCTTTCTCCCAGGAAATCCGGGTGCAAGAAGCAAGGGTGCTCCAAGCAGGCTTGTTACCTAACCCCCGGCTAAGTGTGCAAGGTTCAAACCTGGGCAATGCCGCACTCAAAGGCCCCGATGGCGCCTCGACCACGGTCCAGCTTAGTCAGCTTATTCTTCTGGGGGGAAAAATTGCGAAACGAATCAAGGCTGCTCAGCTGACCCAAGACTTGGCTGGCTGGGATTATGAAACCAAGCGGGTTAATGTGCTGACCCAAGTGGCTCAATCCTTCATTGCCGTATTAAGCGCACAGAGAAGGCTGGCCCTAGTACAACAGCTTGTAAGCCTCGCCCAGCAGGTTGCAACCACGGTTTCCAAGCGGGTCCAGGCCGGTAAAATCTCGCCCGTGGAAGAAACCAAGGCTCAGGTAGCGCTGTCTTCGGTTCACATTCAGCTTACCCGCGCCGAGCGGAATCTTACGACCGCCAGGAAACAACTCGCGGCCACCTGGGGAAGTACCACACCCCGCTTTCAGCAAGCGGCCGGCCAGATGGGCGATGTTGCCTCTCTCCCCTCCTTGGAACAATTGACCCAACTGATCAGCCAAAATCCTGATCTTGCCCGCTGGACCACCGAAATCGCCCAGCGCCAAGCTTTCATCAAGTTAGAAAAAAGCAAAGCCATCCCCGATATTACGGTGAACTTCGGCGGAACCGAATATGCTAATAACGGAGATTATGCCGTTATGGCCGGCATTTCCATCCCTTTGATGCTGTTTGATCGGAACCAGGGCAATATCCTGACAGCGGAGCATCAACTCACCAAAGCGGAGGAAGCGCGCCGGGCCGCCCAGGTGCGGGTAGCCACGGCCTTGAGTACTGCCTATCAGCGCTTGGCTGCTGCCCATGCCGAAGCCACGATTCTCAAAACCCAAATTCTGCCAGGGGCGCAAAGCGCCTTTGATGCGGTGAACAAAGGTTTTCGTCTGGGAAAATTCGCTTTTCTGAGCGTTTTGGACGCACAACGCACTCTTTTTGACTCCAAGTCCCAATATCTACGCGCCCTCACGGATTACCACCAGGCCGCCACCGAGGTCGAACGGCTCATTGGGGAACCACTTGAAACAGCCCGCGCTAAGGGGGAATGA
- a CDS encoding flavodoxin family protein: MVLNEKQKSLCRGHRFDFSGLRALFLNCTLKPTGTLSHTEGLLEVSKAIMAANGITVEVLRPADYDLAPGVYSDMTEHGFARDEWPQLWEKVKAADILVLGTPIWLGEESSVCRRVIERLYGESGKLNEKGQYFYYGRVGGCIVTGNEDGIKHCAMTVLYALQHLGYTIPPQADAGWIGEAGPGPSYRDKGSGGPENDFTQRNTTFMSWNLMHMARLLKKAGGIPAHGNQRSEWEAGCRFDYPNPDYR; encoded by the coding sequence ATGGTTCTGAATGAAAAGCAAAAGTCCCTTTGCAGGGGGCATCGCTTCGATTTTTCCGGTCTGAGAGCTTTATTTCTTAATTGTACCCTCAAACCCACTGGAACTCTCTCCCATACAGAGGGATTGCTAGAGGTTTCTAAGGCCATCATGGCAGCCAATGGTATTACCGTGGAGGTTTTACGTCCAGCGGATTACGATCTGGCGCCCGGTGTTTACTCTGACATGACCGAGCATGGTTTTGCTCGGGATGAATGGCCTCAACTTTGGGAAAAGGTAAAGGCTGCTGATATTCTGGTGCTTGGTACTCCCATTTGGCTCGGTGAGGAAAGTTCGGTTTGCCGCCGGGTGATCGAGCGGCTTTATGGGGAGTCGGGCAAGCTGAATGAGAAGGGCCAATATTTCTACTATGGCCGGGTGGGCGGCTGTATCGTTACCGGTAATGAAGATGGCATCAAGCATTGCGCTATGACAGTGCTCTACGCTTTACAACACCTGGGCTATACTATTCCCCCCCAGGCCGATGCGGGCTGGATCGGTGAGGCTGGCCCTGGCCCTTCCTACCGTGACAAAGGCTCCGGCGGGCCGGAAAATGATTTTACCCAGCGCAACACGACTTTCATGAGCTGGAACTTGATGCATATGGCGCGTCTATTGAAAAAAGCGGGTGGTATTCCTGCCCATGGCAACCAACGGTCTGAATGGGAAGCGGGTTGCCGTTTTGACTATCCTAACCCGGATTATCGGTAA
- a CDS encoding DUF6629 family protein: MCFSATANFAGGAVIATVGIATLLRVKHTNEVLFAALPLLFALHQIIEGFVWLGLDGKLSPAVLNGMGAAFMLYAQGLLPILMPLSVWLIEPGQNQRQRILPFMVIGIALALYILWALTAFDTRIFQSENSIVYLNEGTNYTTVAVVYVIATCGPLFLSGYSYLIGLGVANLLGILEVMYFKAEAFTSLWCLYAAIVSVLIYGHFHRRRAAENAYKVGA; the protein is encoded by the coding sequence ATGTGCTTTTCAGCTACTGCCAATTTCGCGGGAGGTGCGGTCATTGCCACCGTAGGTATAGCAACCTTGCTGCGTGTAAAGCATACTAACGAAGTACTTTTCGCTGCCCTCCCACTACTATTTGCCCTCCATCAGATCATCGAAGGCTTTGTTTGGCTAGGTCTGGATGGTAAATTGTCACCGGCAGTTCTCAATGGCATGGGAGCAGCTTTTATGCTCTATGCGCAGGGATTGCTGCCAATCCTGATGCCATTGTCAGTATGGCTCATCGAGCCTGGCCAGAACCAGCGCCAACGAATCTTACCATTTATGGTGATCGGCATAGCGCTGGCGCTCTACATTCTGTGGGCCTTAACGGCATTCGATACTCGTATTTTCCAGAGTGAAAACAGTATCGTTTACCTTAACGAGGGCACCAACTATACGACAGTGGCTGTGGTCTATGTCATCGCCACCTGCGGCCCGTTGTTTCTTTCCGGCTACAGTTACTTGATTGGCCTAGGGGTCGCCAACCTGCTAGGCATATTGGAGGTCATGTATTTCAAAGCAGAGGCATTTACTTCGTTGTGGTGCCTCTATGCCGCCATTGTGAGTGTATTGATTTATGGCCACTTTCATCGCCGTCGTGCGGCGGAAAACGCCTATAAAGTTGGCGCTTAA
- a CDS encoding AI-2E family transporter has translation MSARRQLRFWLIGFLLFLISVYLLREILLPFVAGMVVAYLIDPLCDWLERKGCSRTAATSLVTAGFILVVSMVLLLLVPLLRSEIVHLIETLPSLIARAQDSTWPWLQLLQERWSIDMSQIQNAAKDQAGILIKWIGKTVGTILSSGLALANLLSLVFIMPVVAFYLLRDWDKLIAQIDSLLPRKHAPVIREQVKLIDTVLSGFIRGQVSVCLLLGTFYAVGLALIGLDFGLMVGMLAGLLSFIPYVGTIVGFIAGIGLAFVQFSEWTPIFLVAGVFVIGQVVEGNVLTPRLVGNRVGLHPVMVIFALLAGGGLFGFLGILLAVPVAAVVGVLTRFAIKQYVTSRYYLDLSPAADSPTQLTHDHISEGKTLTEGGDRREHKVLQQSPPIGVTQYSLVTTWRIEAPIAAVWNAISNAESWPTWWNYVERVVKLKTGDKNGLGSRYGLLWRTRLPYKISLESKVTRIEAPVFAEVIVSGDVEGWGRWRLASKGSITEVRYDWHVRVTKFWMNWLTPLLKPVFKWNHSVVMKQGGKGLARYLDARFIGME, from the coding sequence ATGAGCGCGAGGCGTCAGCTTAGATTTTGGTTGATTGGGTTTTTGCTCTTTCTCATCTCGGTTTACCTACTGCGGGAAATTTTGTTGCCATTTGTGGCGGGCATGGTGGTAGCCTATTTGATTGATCCCCTCTGTGATTGGCTTGAGCGGAAGGGATGCTCGCGCACGGCGGCGACGAGCCTAGTGACTGCAGGATTCATCCTGGTCGTTAGCATGGTCTTGCTGTTACTTGTTCCGCTATTGCGGAGTGAAATTGTGCATTTGATAGAAACACTGCCTTCCTTGATCGCTCGGGCTCAGGATTCAACCTGGCCCTGGTTGCAGTTACTTCAAGAGCGTTGGTCCATTGATATGTCCCAGATCCAGAATGCCGCCAAGGATCAGGCAGGCATATTGATTAAGTGGATAGGCAAGACCGTGGGGACGATTCTGAGTAGCGGTTTAGCATTAGCTAATCTTTTGTCGCTCGTTTTTATTATGCCAGTAGTAGCGTTCTATCTGCTACGGGATTGGGACAAACTGATAGCCCAGATCGATAGTCTGCTGCCGCGAAAACACGCCCCTGTCATCCGGGAACAAGTCAAGCTAATCGATACGGTTTTATCGGGTTTTATACGTGGTCAAGTCAGCGTATGTTTGCTGCTTGGCACTTTCTATGCTGTGGGGTTGGCGTTGATTGGGTTGGACTTCGGATTGATGGTGGGCATGCTTGCAGGGTTGCTCTCATTTATTCCTTATGTGGGCACTATCGTAGGTTTTATTGCAGGGATTGGATTGGCCTTTGTGCAGTTCTCCGAGTGGACCCCCATCTTTCTGGTGGCGGGAGTTTTCGTGATAGGGCAGGTTGTCGAAGGTAATGTACTAACGCCCCGTCTGGTAGGGAATCGTGTGGGATTGCATCCGGTCATGGTCATTTTTGCCCTTCTAGCTGGGGGGGGATTGTTTGGCTTTTTGGGTATCTTGCTTGCTGTTCCGGTAGCTGCGGTGGTGGGGGTGTTAACCCGGTTTGCAATTAAACAGTATGTGACGAGCCGTTATTATTTGGATCTTAGCCCAGCGGCAGATTCACCGACCCAATTAACCCATGATCATATTTCGGAAGGGAAGACATTAACAGAGGGCGGGGATCGACGAGAACATAAGGTATTACAACAAAGTCCCCCGATAGGGGTAACCCAATATTCGTTGGTTACAACCTGGCGTATAGAGGCACCGATCGCCGCTGTCTGGAATGCTATTTCCAATGCCGAGAGCTGGCCAACGTGGTGGAATTATGTGGAACGGGTAGTTAAATTGAAGACAGGCGATAAAAATGGTTTGGGTTCCCGTTATGGTCTCCTATGGCGAACTCGTTTGCCCTATAAGATTTCACTCGAGTCCAAAGTGACCCGTATTGAGGCCCCTGTTTTTGCTGAAGTAATAGTGAGTGGTGATGTGGAAGGATGGGGGCGATGGCGTCTTGCTAGCAAGGGGAGCATCACGGAAGTGCGCTATGACTGGCATGTGCGTGTCACCAAGTTTTGGATGAATTGGCTAACTCCGTTGCTTAAGCCTGTTTTTAAATGGAACCATAGTGTGGTTATGAAGCAAGGTGGTAAGGGGTTAGCCCGTTATCTTGATGCTCGTTTTATTGGCATGGAGTGA